From a single Miscanthus floridulus cultivar M001 chromosome 8, ASM1932011v1, whole genome shotgun sequence genomic region:
- the LOC136475543 gene encoding uncharacterized protein yields MEPRAAIHRSGALLLLAAILAAAVTSASAIGDRCAACKAVAAELEIGISSEKPRNHLDLRNRLNSKGQREGKVIDYRVSELRVVELLDGLCDKMQDYTLKKLESGEKGWVKVTDWNSFQTENKAAARAHSKNLSTFCGRLLEETEDELAEWIKTSSTESENVSKALCEDISKHCQSTSATIQIDDEL; encoded by the exons ATGGAGCCAAGAGCTGCAATCCACAGATCCGGCGCCCTCCTACTCCTCGCCGCCATCCTCGCAGCAGCCGTCACCTCCGCATCCGCCATCGGTGACAGGTGCGCCGCCTGCAAGGCCGTTGCT GCGGAGCTAGAGATTGGAATTTCGAGT GAGAAGCCGAGAAATCACTTGGACTTGCGCAACCGCTTAAATTCTAAAGGTCAGAGGGAGGGGAAGGTCATTGATTACAG GGTCAGTGAGCTTCGGGTTGTAGAACTTCTGGATGGCCTATGTGATAAGATGCAAGATTATACCTTAAAGAAG TTGGAATCAGGTGAAAAGGGATGGGTTAAAGTAACAGACTGGAATAGCTTTCAAACTG aaaataaGGCAGCAGCACGAGCGCATTCGAAAAATTTGTCCACCTTCTGTGGAAG GCTACTGGAGGAAACAGAGGATGAG CTTGCTGAGTGGATAAAAACAAGCTCCACAGAATCAGAAAATGTAAGCAAGGCCCTTTGTGAAGATATTAGCAAACACTGTCAATCCACAAG TGCTACCATCCAGATCGATGATGAACTATGA